One Brassica napus cultivar Da-Ae chromosome C2, Da-Ae, whole genome shotgun sequence DNA window includes the following coding sequences:
- the LOC125581307 gene encoding uncharacterized protein LOC125581307, which translates to MANIEKLQFPALKVTGENYVRWVTNVKPYLVIKKITEAIEVGNKSPPEHIAEAIIFLKKHLDENLTHDYGDVEDPAVLWQALKDRFDNQKEINLPHALEEWKTLRFQDFQRVRDYNSTILRIVAQLKYCGNPVTEAEMLDKTYNTFHKEHNVLSRIYRKCGYTKFSELMVTLMLAEKNDELLIKNHNSRPTGAKAFPEVNATAVEYSGRRNQTNRGRGRRFNNKRGKPYYPKSIRSNKWVRSEQPPKGKETEEDTTKKSETVCYRCGCKGHWSRTCRTPPHLCKLYQESIKGKAKEVNLTENVEGTSYLESSDFANELD; encoded by the coding sequence atggcaaacatcgagaaactccagttcccggctctgaaagtaaccggcgaaaattatgtcagatgggtcacaaatgtgaaaccttatcttgtaataaaaaagataaccgaagcgatagaagtcggtaacaaatcgccacccgagcatatagccgaagcgattatcttcctgaagaagcatttagatgagaatctaactcacgactatggagacgttgaggacccagccgtactatggcaagccttgaaagataggttcgataatcaaaaggaaatcaatctccctcacgctcttgaagagtggaaaaccctgaggtttcaggatttccaaagggttagagattacaattccactatcttgaggatagttgcacaattaaaatattgtggtaaccctgtcaccgaagcagaaatgcttgacaagacatataatactttccacaaagaacacaacgtcttatcccgaatttacagaaaatgtgggtacaccaaattttctgaattgatggtaacactcatgttggctgaaaagaacgatgagttactaatcaaaaaccataattcccgacctacgggagccaaggcatttcccgaagtgaatgctacggcggtagaatattcgggaaggagaaaccagaccaaccgaggtcgtggtcggcgtttcaacaacaaacgtggaaagccttactatcctaaaagtattagatctaacaaatgggttagatctgaacaacctcctaaaggcaaagaaaccgaagaggataccacaaagaaaagtgagactgtatgttacagatgtggatgtaagggacattggtcccgtacctgtcgtactcccccacatttgtgcaagttatatcaagagtccataaaaggaaaggctaaagaggtgaacctcacagaaaatgttgaagggacttcataccttgaatcctccgacttcgctaatgagctggactag